A stretch of the Helicoverpa zea isolate HzStark_Cry1AcR chromosome 29, ilHelZeax1.1, whole genome shotgun sequence genome encodes the following:
- the LOC124644262 gene encoding WD repeat-containing protein 74, with product MLLLEDKEVDIFVASKIGSFKHIKYHTDTTKNSKKNTENLVDIKTLQKDEGITRLEWGNPEQTEILVGRKNQQIQIYNTLQGFTKSYTADFAPGEVVGLGRSKRKMLAAVSSGVVKIWSKKSEELVNVGKIDRMRVCPDDDTVFGTGGEENDLKIWRIGEPQPTFAAKNLAHDWLQLRRPVWVSDLVFLHGEGGRLAACCSRHGYVRLYDSRAQRRPVICVDFEKMAATCITNSFDERQVLVGFGRGQLHQVDLRKGKPDRGYKGCVGAVSDISVVREKRLIVSCSLDRHMRVHDYNSKELVYKQYLTSKLSCVLVQTESSTPLTKVESEIKEEVEDVVKVEADDGDDLDHLFENMETVGEKPKRPKQADIEELPAKKIKPSSDGCTDGDIEENTEDAIKKLLKSTEKLKRKRDQKKREKKAKSVFHNA from the exons ATGTTGTTATTAGAAGATAAGGAAGTAGACATATTCGTCGCTAGTAAGATAGGTTCTTTTAAAC ATATAAAATACCACACAGACACAACCAAGAACAGTAAGAAGAACACGGAGAACTTAGTTGACATCAAGACATTGCAGAAAGATGAAGGCATCACCCGGCTGGAGTGGGGGAACCCTGAGCAGACAGAAATACTTGTTGGCAGGAAGAATCAACAG ATCCAAATATACAACACTCTCCAAGGCTTCACGAAGTCCTACACAGCGGACTTCGCTCCCGGTGAAGTGGTGGGGCTCGGCAGAAGTAAGCGTAAGATGTTAGCAGCCGTCTCCAGCGGGGTTGTTAAGATCTGGAGCAAGAAGTCTGAGGAGCTGGTGAACGTGGGGAAGATTGATCGCATGAGGGTCTGTCCTGATGATGATACGGTTTTTGGGACTG GCGGAGAAGAGAATGACTTAAAAATCTGGCGCATAGGAGAGCCCCAACCCACCTTCGCAGCCAAGAACTTAGCTCACGACTGGCTGCAGCTGCGGCGGCCGGTGTGGGTGTCGGACCTGGTGTTCCTCCACGGAGAAGGTGGCAGACTGGCTGCATGCTGCTCCAGACATGGTTATGTTAG GCTATATGACAGCCGTGCTCAAAGGAGGCCGGTTATATGTGTGGACTTCGAGAAAATGGCGGCCACCTGCATCACCAACAGTTTTGATGAACG CCAAGTCCTAGTAGGTTTCGGTCGAGGTCAGCTGCATCAGGTGGACCTTCGCAAAGGCAAGCCGGACCGCGGCTACAAGGGCTGCGTGGGCGCAGTCTCCGACATCAGCGTAGTTAGAGAGAAACGACTTATAGTCAGCTGTAGTTTAGACAGGCATATGAGGGTCCATGATTATAATAGCAAGGAGTTGGTTTATAAG CAATACTTAACATCGAAACTATCCTGCGTGTTAGTACAAACGGAGAGCTCAACCCCTCTCACTAAAGTGGAGAGTGAGATAAAGGAAGAAGTAGAAGATGTGGTCAAGGTGGAagctgatgatggagacgacttGGACCATCTGTTTGAGAACATGGAGACCGTTGG TGAGAAACCAAAAAGGCCCAAACAGGCGGATATAGAAGAGTTGCCAGCTAAGAAAATCAAGCCCTCATCTGACGGTTGTACGGATGGTGACATTGAAGAAAATACTGAGGATGCTATTAAGAAATTATTGAAGAGCACTGAAAAGCTGAAACGTAAGAGAGATCAGAAGAAACGGGAGAAGAAAGCTAAGAGTGTGTTCCATAATGCGTAG
- the LOC124643981 gene encoding myoneurin-like isoform X2 → MNFSEICRTCLKNNKNGLTPIFLSEDAQNMLPGLLLSCTGVQIKYNDGLPQNMCKNCMNNFNNNLKFRKQCKQAETLLLKIKTENYTNKDETLVKSHNYTEEQEDSNLKSELKSIKLEPTDTKFENKPLKLYLQHTESINISEINENTVFNEDNFTEDTVFKTEQNIDNETQYITNKKCTDVPYIVTDAVTDKTTRVICKLCTKELSIRSIDAHMMRRHPGADERKVRCELCDKYVMRNKMNRHRVMMHGSAGVKCGYCKSEFNSKEQLLDHVESCTAKVRKRKINESGRTMAECDICKMKMQRASLNKHKAVTHAGLRPVCEHCGKSFGNKFRLNEHYRAKHGYEKFQCGTCEFQSAGIVAMRCDLCPSRFKARDNLHMHKLTCHSKSRYTCTVCARRYKCRYYAVRHARLVHAAADPARIVQPAEQ, encoded by the exons ATGAATTTCTCAGAAATTTGTCGGACTTGTTTGAAGAACAATAAAAATGGTTTAACTCCAATTTTTCTCTCTGAAGACGCTCAAAATATGTTACCAGGACTACTTTTATCGTGTACAGGAGTTCAG ATAAAATACAATGATGGTTTACCACAAAACATGTGTAAAAACTGCATGaacaattttaacaataatttaaagtttCGCAAACAATGCAAGCAAGCTGAAACATTACTTCTAAAgataaaaactgaaaactacACCAATAAGGATGAAACTTTAGTCAAATCACACAATTATACTGAAGAACAAGAAGATTCCAATCTTAAATCAgaattaaaaagtattaaattgGAACCCACAGACACCAAATTTGAAAACAaacctttaaaattatatttacaacaCACTGAAAGTATTAACATTTcagaaattaatgaaaacactGTATTCAATGAAGATAATTTTACCGAAGACACTGTATTCAAAACTGAACAAAATATTGACAATGAAACACAATATATTACTAACAAAAAATGTACTGATGTACCGTACATAGTCACGGACGCAGTAACGGACAAAACTACTCGTGTTATATGTAAACTTTGTACTAAAGAGTTGTCGATCCGGAGTATAGATGCTCATATGATGCGGAGACACCCTGGGGCGGACGAGAGGAAGGTGCGGTGCGAGCTCTGTGATAAGTACGTGATGAGGAACAAGATGAATAGGCATCGGGTTATGATGCATGGAAGTGCTGGTGTTAAATGTGGA TATTGTAAATCAGAGTTTAATAGCAAAGAACAGCTCTTGGATCACGTGGAGTCATGCACAGCTAAAGTCAGGAAGAGGAAGATCAATGAATCT GGCAGAACGATGGCGGAATGTGATATATGTAAGATGAAGATGCAGAGAGCTAGCTTGAACAAACATAAGGCCGTCACACACGCTGGCTTGAGACCTGTCTGTGAG CACTGCGGCAAGAGTTTTGGAAACAAGTTTCGTTTGAACGAGCACTACAGAGCCAAACATGGATACGAAAAGTTCCAGTGCGGGACATGCGAGTTCCAGAGTGCTGGCATTGTGGCTATGCGG tgtGATCTCTGCCCATCCCGTTTCAAAGCTCGCGACAACTTGCACATGCACAAACTGACATGCCACAGCAAGTCGCGATACACCTGCACCGTATGTGCACGACGCTACAAGTGCCGCTACTACGCCGTCAGACACGCGAGACTCGTCCATGCTGCTGCCGACCCCGCTCGCATCGTCCAGCCGGCTGAACAGTAG
- the LOC124643981 gene encoding zinc finger protein 501-like isoform X1, with translation MNFSEICRTCLKNNKNGLTPIFLSEDAQNMLPGLLLSCTGVQIKYNDGLPQNMCKNCMNNFNNNLKFRKQCKQAETLLLKIKTENYTNKDETLVKSHNYTEEQEDSNLKSELKSIKLEPTDTKFENKPLKLYLQHTESINISEINENTVFNEDNFTEDTVFKTEQNIDNETQYITNKKCTDVPYIVTDAVTDKTTRVICKLCTKELSIRSIDAHMMRRHPGADERKVRCELCDKYVMRNKMNRHRVMMHGSAGVKCGYCKSEFNSKEQLLDHVESCTAKVRKRKINESGRTMAECDICKMKMQRASLNKHKAVTHAGLRPVCEHCGKSFGNKFRLNEHYRAKHGYEKFQCGTCEFQSAGIVAMRNHERRHRGEKPFVCESCGADFHAAYLLMQHRHSHNTDKLVKCDLCPSRFKARDNLHMHKLTCHSKSRYTCTVCARRYKCRYYAVRHARLVHAAADPARIVQPAEQ, from the exons ATGAATTTCTCAGAAATTTGTCGGACTTGTTTGAAGAACAATAAAAATGGTTTAACTCCAATTTTTCTCTCTGAAGACGCTCAAAATATGTTACCAGGACTACTTTTATCGTGTACAGGAGTTCAG ATAAAATACAATGATGGTTTACCACAAAACATGTGTAAAAACTGCATGaacaattttaacaataatttaaagtttCGCAAACAATGCAAGCAAGCTGAAACATTACTTCTAAAgataaaaactgaaaactacACCAATAAGGATGAAACTTTAGTCAAATCACACAATTATACTGAAGAACAAGAAGATTCCAATCTTAAATCAgaattaaaaagtattaaattgGAACCCACAGACACCAAATTTGAAAACAaacctttaaaattatatttacaacaCACTGAAAGTATTAACATTTcagaaattaatgaaaacactGTATTCAATGAAGATAATTTTACCGAAGACACTGTATTCAAAACTGAACAAAATATTGACAATGAAACACAATATATTACTAACAAAAAATGTACTGATGTACCGTACATAGTCACGGACGCAGTAACGGACAAAACTACTCGTGTTATATGTAAACTTTGTACTAAAGAGTTGTCGATCCGGAGTATAGATGCTCATATGATGCGGAGACACCCTGGGGCGGACGAGAGGAAGGTGCGGTGCGAGCTCTGTGATAAGTACGTGATGAGGAACAAGATGAATAGGCATCGGGTTATGATGCATGGAAGTGCTGGTGTTAAATGTGGA TATTGTAAATCAGAGTTTAATAGCAAAGAACAGCTCTTGGATCACGTGGAGTCATGCACAGCTAAAGTCAGGAAGAGGAAGATCAATGAATCT GGCAGAACGATGGCGGAATGTGATATATGTAAGATGAAGATGCAGAGAGCTAGCTTGAACAAACATAAGGCCGTCACACACGCTGGCTTGAGACCTGTCTGTGAG CACTGCGGCAAGAGTTTTGGAAACAAGTTTCGTTTGAACGAGCACTACAGAGCCAAACATGGATACGAAAAGTTCCAGTGCGGGACATGCGAGTTCCAGAGTGCTGGCATTGTGGCTATGCGG AATCACGAGCGTCGTCATCGCGGCGAGAAGCCGTTTGTGTGCGAGTCGTGCGGCGCCGACTTCCACGCCGCCTACCTGCTCATGCAGCATCGACACTCGCATAACACTGACAAGCTCGTTAAG tgtGATCTCTGCCCATCCCGTTTCAAAGCTCGCGACAACTTGCACATGCACAAACTGACATGCCACAGCAAGTCGCGATACACCTGCACCGTATGTGCACGACGCTACAAGTGCCGCTACTACGCCGTCAGACACGCGAGACTCGTCCATGCTGCTGCCGACCCCGCTCGCATCGTCCAGCCGGCTGAACAGTAG
- the LOC124643980 gene encoding segment polarity protein dishevelled homolog DVL-3, which yields MEETKVIYYIDDEETPYLVKIPISPEKVTLLDFKNQLNRPNYKFFFKSMDDDFGVVKEEIVDDNAHLPCFNGRVVSWLVSAEGSNPSDGASQCTDSNAGKGKQTHGAPAPVTRDTCTDTDSTISSRPGHRASCDKYKYRGLRINGHSKYGNHGLEYETASVLSSDLDSTSLFDSQSEITTTTGRHTNASVDRALTECSSVSHLQVSSRKRPQRRRKRPQVMSRTSSYSSITDSTMSMHIITVTLNMDTVNFLGISIVGQSNKGGDGGIYVGSIMKGGAVALDGRIEPGDMILQVNDVNFEDMTNDEAVRVLREVVQKPGPIKLVVAKCWDPNPKGYFTIPRTEPVRPIDPGAWVAHTQALREAYPPPPPSLSALPVSSVSERGASDASTLPAGALEPQLSVNMDMAIVVRAMLRPESGLEIRDRMWLKITIPNAFIGADVVDWILQHVAGIADRRDARKYASHMLKAGFIRHTVNKITFSEQCYYVAGELCAQLAALRLRGTDADSVLSDTLAPLPNPNIMGPGYMPYAGSYGYQPIPFKYSSCVNSEHTVYGYNREESVVSGSGGSSGGSERLTAKEREPERKSTSSSSSAAPEPVPEPDRPVLFL from the exons ATGGAGGAGAcgaaagttatttattacatagacGATGAAGAAACGCCGTACCTAGTGAAAATACCTATCTCACCGGAGAAAGTGACTTTGTTGGACTTCAAAAACCAGTTGAATCGACCGAACtataagtttttctttaaatccATGGACGATGATTTCGGTGTTGTTAAAGAGGAAATTGTTGACGATAACGCTCATTTACCGTGTTTTAACGGTCGTGTAGTGTCGTGGCTAGTGTCTGCCGAGGGCTCGAACCCTTCGGACGGAGCTTCACAGTGTACTGATAGCAATGCAGGGAAAGGCAAACAAACTCACGGGGCTCCGGCGCCCGTCACCCGGGACACCTGCACCGATACGGACAGCACCATCAGCTCCCGTCCCGGCCACAGAGCGTCCTGCGACAAGTATAAATACCGTGGATTACGGATAAACGGCCACTCAAAATATGGCAACCATGGGTTGGAATACGAGACAGCTTCCGTGCTCAGTTCTGACTTAGACTCCACAAGTTTGTTCGACAGCCAGTCAGAAATCACCACGACGACTGGGAGGCACACTAACGCCTCCGTAGACCGAGCCCTGACTGAATGCAGCAGTGTTTCTCACCTGCAAGTGAGTTCTCGTAAAAGGCCACAAAGGAGACGAAAGAGGCCGCAAGTCATGTCTAGAACCTCCTCCTATTCATCTATAACTGACTCTACGATGTCTATGCACATTATCACGGTGACTCTGAACATGGATACTGTGAATTTCCTGGGTATATCTATAGTTGGCCAGTCAAATAAGGGTGGAGACGGTGGAATATATGTTGGCAGCATTATGAAAGGAGGTGCTGTGGCTCTGGATGGGAGGATAGAGCCGGGAGACATGATATTACAG GTGAACGACGTGAACTTTGAAGACATGACGAATGATGAGGCGGTGCGCGTGCTCCGCGAGGTGGTGCAGAAGCCGGGGCCCATCAAGCTGGTGGTCGCCAAGTGCTGGGACCCCAACCCTAAGGGGTACTTCACTATTCCTAGAACAGAGCCTGTGAGGCCTATTGATCCAG GCGCATGGGTAGCTCACACCCAAGCCCTACGCGAGGCCTACCCGCCGCCCCCTCCATCGCTCTCCGCGCTCCCGGTATCGTCAGTATCGGAGCGCGGGGCTTCGGACGCGTCGACGCTGCCGGCGGGAGCGTTGGAGCCCCAGCTCTCTGTCAATATGGACATGGCTATTGTGGTTAGGGCTATGCTGAGGCCTGAATCGG GCCTAGAAATCCGCGACCGCATGTGGCTCAAAATAACTATACCGAACGCGTTCATCGGCGCCGACGTGGTGGACTGGATCCTGCAGCACGTCGCCGGCATCGCGGACCGACGCGACGCCAGGAAGTACGCCTCGCACATGCTCAAG GCGGGCTTCATCCGTCACACGGTGAACAAGATAACGTTCTCGGAGCAGTGCTACTACGTGGCGGGCGAGCTGTGCGCGCAGCTGGCGGCGCTGCGCCTGCGCGGGACTGACGCGGACAGTGTGCTGAGTGACACTCTCGCGCCGCTGCCTAACCCCAA CATAATGGGTCCCGGCTACATGCCGTACGCGGGCTCGTACGGCTACCAGCCGATACCCTTCAAGTACTCCTCCTGCGTCAACAGCGAACACACTGTATATGG CTACAACCGCGAGGAGAGCGTGGTGTCGGGCAGCGGGGGCTCCAGCGGCGGCTCCGAGCGCCTCACGGCCAAGGAGCGGGAGCCCGAGCGCAAGTCcacctcctcctcctcctccgccGCGCCCGAGCCCGTGCCCGAGCCGGACCGGCCCGTGCTCTTCCTATAA
- the LOC124643983 gene encoding uncharacterized protein LOC124643983, translated as MASECRESWYLDIVEKMDDFYKRVDEKIEKEQQQMKACKKYTELETKLAQETKLNKELTERLAELERRGSELDRVCATFESHLTIADSDRNRLDNAKEIFQIAKELTGIRWDFSAPPNVAKGYIKSESRKLLQPIEVDMSSGGDSDALWTLLQCTADPRDKENRPHNEPATRI; from the exons ATGGCTTCAGAATGTAGAGAGTCTTGGTATTTGGACATTGTGGAAAAAATGGACGACTTCTACAAACGGGTTGACG AAAAGATTGAGAAAGAACAGCAACAAATGAAAGCATGTAAGAAGTACACAGAATTAGAGACGAAACTTGCACAGGAAACTAAGTTAAAT AAAGAGCTGACAGAACGTCTAGCAGAGCTGGAACGGCGAGGCAGTGAGCTGGACCGAGTGTGTGCTACCTTCGAGTCACATCTCACCATTGCAGACAGTGATCGGAACAGATTGGATAATGCCAA AGAAATATTCCAGATTGCTAAAGAATTGACTGGGATCCGTTGGGACTTTAGTGCACCACCTAACGTGGCTAAAGGAT ATATAAAGAGTGAGTCCCGCAAGCTACTGCAGCCGATAGAAGTGGACATGAGTAGCGGCGGCGACAGCGACGCGCTGTGGACGCTGCTGCAGTGCACCGCAGACCCTCGCGACAAGGAGAACAGGCCTCACAATGAGCCAGCCACACGAATATGA
- the LOC124643982 gene encoding zinc finger protein 197-like: MDSWNCCRACLGVEALHPIFQLIDHHEKYTDVIFSATGLKVEYNDALPQKMCTSCINFINASYKFRKKCEENQKSLISRLNEKPQYEIKIETNIFDVENNGNVSIDISDLINYIDVHVVAVASYNYDIADNIENNDIEFETKVEDIVDKPVELIFKSKKSKNCKEKPVKRSLRKKKENGEKKERCKEEIECEYCHKILTSKLSLRNHYKIHTGFDVVCEHCGKKFITRRLLLMHCRAKHGYEKTDKCSFCDYKASNAEQVKIHERLHTGEKPFVCAECGAGFHRKSSYLQHVAIHLPEKNVQCDQCPARFKSVTLMRIHKNRHRAATHAFRCGVCDNTFVRRRNVLRHLARIHHLPPDPLHVRRVDIA; this comes from the exons ATGGACTCTTGGAACTGCTGTAGAGCATGCCTGGGAGTGGAAGCTTTGCATCCAATATTTCAACTGATAGATCATCATGAAAAGTATACAGATGTTATTTTTTCAGCCACTGGGCTTAAG GTAGAATACAACGACGCATTACCCCAAAAAATGTGCACCTCATGCATAAACTTCATCAACGCATCCTACAAATTCAGGAAAAAATGTGaagaaaatcaaaaatcattaattagCCGCCTCAATGAGAAACCACAATacgaaattaaaatagaaacaaatatatttgaTGTAGAAAATAATGGAAATGTATCTATAGACATATCTGACTTAATAAACTATATAGATGTACATGTGGTCGCCGTTGCTAGTTACAATTATGATATTGCTGACAATATTGAAAACAATGATATAGAATTTGAAACGAAAGTCGAAGATATTGTCGATAAACCTGtagaattaatttttaaaagtaaaaagagtAAAAACTGTAAAGAGAAACCTGTTAAACGGAGTTTGCGGAAGAAGAAAGAGAACGGAGAAAAGAAAGAGAGATGTAAAGAGGAGATTGAGTGTGAATACTGCCATAAGATATTAACTTCTAAGCTGTCGTTAAGaaatcattataaaatacatactgGATTTGATGTTGTTTGTGAA CATTGTGGCAAAAAGTTTATAACAAGGAGACTGCTACTGATGCATTGCAGAGCTAAACACGGTTACGAGAAGACAGACAAGTGTTCCTTCTGTGATTACAAGGCTTCCAATGCTGAGCAAGTGAAG atcCATGAGCGTCTCCACACTGGTGAGAAGCCGTTCGTGTGCGCGGAGTGCGGCGCCGGCTTCCATCGCAAGAGCAGCTACCTGCAGCACGTCGCCATACATCTGCCGGAGAAGAATGTGCAG TGCGACCAATGCCCGGCCCGCTTCAAGTCAGTAACGCTAATGCGAATCCACAAGAACCGTCACCGCGCCGCCACGCACGCGTTCCGCTGCGGCGTGTGCGACAACACGTTCGTGCGGCGCCGCAACGTGCTGCGGCACCTCGCGCGCATACACCACCTGCCGCCCGACCCGCTGCACGTGCGCAGAGTCGATATTGCGTGA